The nucleotide window TGGTTTTCACTCTGCTCTTGTGCTNNNNNNNNNNNNNNNNNNNNNNNNNNNNNNNNNNNNNNNNNNNNNNNNNNNNNNNNNNNNNNNNNNNNNNNNNNNNNNNNNNNNNNNNNNNNNNNNNNNNGGGTTCTGGGGATGGTTGGGATTCTGGTTGGGGTTCTGGAGTCTTGAGGGGTTGTGGATGGGGTTTTGGGTGGGGTTCTGGAGTCTGGAGGGGCTTTGGGTGGGGTTCTGGGGTCTTGAGGGGTTCTGGATGGGGTTTTGGGTGGGGTTCTGGAGTCTGGAGGGGCTCTGTGTAGGAttctggggctgggtggggtTCTCAGGCTGGTTGAGGTTCTGGGGATGGTAGGGGTTCTGGGTGGGGTTCTCGGCCTGGGGCTGGGTGTGGTACTGGGTGGGGTTCTGGGGCTGGTACTGGGTGGGGTTCTGGGGCTGGTTCTGGGTGGGGTTCTGGTTCTGGGTGGGGTTCGGGGGCTTTTGGAGGAGGCTGTGTGTGGAGGCACTGGGCCAGTGAGGGAGCGAGGTGCTGGGGTTGTGTGACGGTTCCGCTGGCCGCGGGTCCAGACAGAGGTTCTCCTGAGACAGAGCTTGGCGCTGAGGGAGAAGACGCATGACGTTATTGATATACTCGTCCCATATTTATCTTAAAAGGTGCAATCTCAGATATATCTGTTTCACTCCCTTTGGCGCCACCCCTGGTGATAAGTGGTACTTCTCCAGCAGCATCACCAGTGACACTGAGTAGGAAACCATCCCAAAACGGAAAATAGGAGGCATCTGATCAGCAGGTCATCGCCCTCTGTCACCTCATTCAGCGACCGAAGGGACTACACATTTTTAACTTACATAAAAATCCTTGAGGTCACCATTGTCAattattcataaaataaaaataaaaatgataccACACATCATATCAACTCGATCAGCACACAATTATCGCAGTGATTGAGTAATGAATGAATTTAAACTTTGATTAGTGATCATCGACGTACCATGAAGGTCCTCATGTTGGGGTTCTGCTTCCTGGCCGACGGACCCAGGGAGATCCTGAGcagctgctgtgattggtcagctgcCCTGTGGTCCAGATGTCTGGAGGACGGCAGGGTCTGGTACTCCCTGTGGAACGTCTGGTCCAGAGAGCAGCACAACGTTACTACAGCGCTACTACAACGTAGGTCAGAGTACAACGTAACACAACTACAACGTTACTACAGCGTAGTCATAAAGTACAACGTAACATAACTACAACGTTACTACAGCGCTGCTACAACGTAGGTCAGAGTACAACGTAACACAACTACAACGTTACTACAGCGTAGTCATAAAGTACAACGTAACATAACTACAACGTTACTACAGCGCTGCTACAACGTAGGTCAGAGTACAACGTATCACAACTACAACGTTACTACAGCGCTTCTACAACGTAGGTCAAAGTACAACGTAACATAACTACAACATTACTACAGCTCTACTACAACGTAGGTGAGAGTACAATGTAACATAACTACAACGTTACTACAGCGTAGTCATAAAGTACAACGTAACATAACTACAACGTTACTACAGCGCTTCTACAATGTAGGTCAAAGTACAACGTAACATAACTACTAGGGCCCGACctatattgatttttgagtgccgatgccgatgccgattattttcagagaaaaattacgattacgatttaatcggccgattaaaaataaataaaataaaagcatattaaacgtagtttttgataccttaaatatactttaaacacttttgacgaatatgtgaattgaatgcagaacctttgagtgttttagaatacatttacattcaaaactgagtgtaatttaaaatgtaaaataaatgactaactcccaatgtgctgcgctcgtgagcagtgactaacacgtgcgtgctgagcagtatggtctcacaggcacaacatgctcaaacaacgcgtcttgtgtacattggtgaggtgagcgcgcagctgcctgagcgagcgtgctttcatgttgtacggtgaAATTCAATCTCCTATTTTTTaatccagctaaagttgttagttagctaggagagtaggagcgcaatctgcagaatactaagcgcaataacatttctaaaaaaaaataaaaaaaaatcggttgtaatctgcgtctttttggcagatgtcgattattttcaaaaaggctataatcggccgattaaatcggcaggccgatgaatcggtcgggccctaataaCTACAACGTTACTACAGCGTTAATACAACATAAGTCAAAGTACAACGTAACATAACTACAGGATTAATACAACGTAGGTCAGAGTACAACGTTACACAACTACAACGTTAGTACAGCGCTCCTACAACATAGGTCAGTGTACAACGTAACATAACTACAACATTACTACGACATAACTACAACGTAGGTCAGAGTACAACGTAACACAACTACAGTGTTACTACAACGCTGTCTATTGAGGACAAAAGCTTGACTGACCACCAGAACAGGACAATATCTCCATCAGTTATTTACACAGCGTAACCAGTTGCAATTTCACCTTGTGGTAGGGAAGAATGTTTTGGATAAATAGGTTTCATCCAAATAGATTAAACACCCCACGCGTTTTTTGCGATCATAATAGTATCATTATCAACTAGTTTCATTATCACAGTTTACCACCGGATTGGGACAAGGCAAGGGTCGCATGCAGAATGAGTAGAGAATATCAAATATAAAGTATAATAGCATAGCAGGCAGTCCTGGGCTCCACCCagacaccacctccccctcacctcagTGCAGAGATtgaggggggagatggtgggTCCTCCGTCTACGGGCTCCTCTggtacctccacctcctcaggcACGCAGtctgatgggagggagggagggaggagggagggagggaggaaggagggagggagggatgaagggaggagggaggagggagagggagggagggagggagggagggaggagggagagggagggagggagggagggaggaagggaggagggagcgagggagggagggagggaggaaggttggaacggaggaaggagggagggaggggagggagggggagagggagggagggaggaaggagggagggaaggaggaaggaaagaagggaagagggagggagggagggaggaagggagggagggagggagggagggagggagggagggaggaaggagggagggatgagggagggagggatgagggagagagattggaggagggagggaggcagggagggagggagggagggaggaaggaagaaaaacataaaaagtaGGTCAAACCTATCCTGGGTACGGAAATCGTCGTCATTTTTTAACAGCTAACGATTGCCAAACTCTTGATTGTCTTAAGTTACACGCGTGTCCACATGCGTTGAAATGAGACCATAATCCTGATCGTCCTCCGGTGGGCGGGCGTGTGTGAAGGGGTCCACCTACGGCTCATGTTGGGGTTGGAGCGGTACAGGAGCCGGTTCCTCTGGAGGTTCTGCTGCCGTCGGCTCCTGCTCCCCCCGGGGGCCTGCGGCTCCGGTCGGGGGCCCGGGACGCTGCACCCGACCCAGGCAGGGCCGCCGCCGGGCGTGCCCAAGTCCCGGTCACCTTGGTAACACgacaattcattattttaagGATTAGAAAAAGGATTATGATTTTCTCTATAATCTAGCACCCCTAGTGGTATGTACGTCACATTGACATTCGGTAACCACCGCTGCCCATGCAATTGATCTCCAAGTGATGTGTGATACCTGtgttgggggcggagccaggctggtTGATCAGGGCCTCCAGACCGTGGCAGCTAGCAGCGTGTTTAGCCACGTGTAGCGTCACCACGGGCCCCGTCTGCACCATTATCATGGCTGCCCTGCGTACGCACAGCATGGAGGTTAGCGACACATAGCTCACATCCACACAGCATGGGGGTTAGCATCTCATAGCTCACATCCACACAGCATGGTTAGCATCACATAGCTCACATCCACACAGCATGGAGGTTAGCCCCGTATAGCTCACATCCACCTAGCATGGAGGTTAGCAACACATAGCTAATATCCACACAGCATGGGGGTTAGCATCACATAGCTAATATCCACACAGCATGGGGGTAGGCATCACATACTTAATATCCGCACAGCATGGAGGTTAGCATCACATAGCTCACATCCACACAGCACGGGGGATAGCATCACATAGCTCTCTTCAACACAGCATGACGGTTAGCATCACATAGCTCTCCTCCACACAGCATGGGGGTTAGCATCACATAGCTCTCCTCCACACAGCATGGGGGTTAGCCTCATATAGCTTGCATCCATTCTAGTTCACTTCAGTTTGCTTATATaactcacatccacacacaatagCTTTGAGAGCTCATAGTAATATTTAAGAAAAAAAGTCATTAATTTCATGATCACATATTATAGATCACAAATAATCATCGCTGTTGGCATCTTCCTCCATCCTAATTTGTAAGGCTTTTGTGGATTTATCCAGTCCTTCACAGACCAAACTAACCACCCGTTGAGGAGGTGAAGCCATCCATTTGATCTCATCCTACCTCTCTTGGTTCAGACCCACCAGACTCCGGCCGTCCACGCTGACCAACTGGTCTCCGACAGACAGCGTCCCGTCCTGCAGGGGCCAGAGGTTAAGGGTCAGGGGTACACAGAGGTCTGACCCTCCGTCGGTCCCCGGCCCTGTATAGTGCACTGTGGTCAAACTTAACGTGAGGCCAATCTGGGAGGAGGGTTTAAACGCTCACCACTTCAGCGGGGCCCCCCTGGACGATGGATTTGATATAAATGCCGATTTGAGCCTGGCCCGAACCCTGTCGCCGTGGgaataaaacagaaaaatatataGAACATGCCTTGTGGTGAATGATTAAAATAATAGCATTTGAGTAAATAATACAGTACATGGCTGTCATTAGATCTCTAGTTATACACATCGCAGGGTGTTCGAATGATAACTCAGTCCACTGTGTGGGGAGGTTTGGGGCGGTGCGGATTTACCCTGGCGGCCACGATGCTCACGCCCATCCCGCTGTTCAGGGGCTTCCTCAGGGTGATGACCACCACCTCTGGTTCTCTCCGAGCCCCCGTCTATGACACAACAGGAAGAGGCGTTACCGGAGGTCAGCCCACCAGACTAGACTGGATCCGAGCACTCAATACACTTCAGTCACAGTCCAGGAGCAACTTGAATCCTATTGAAGTTTGTGTCGAGTGCTGAACACAAATGTGCCTCACTCCGTTAAAACAACATGAAGCTAGTTCTTCTTTGTGTCGTTGAGGTGAAGTTCATCTGCTTTGGGCTTTATATGGAGTATTCAGTGTGTAAAGGATTGTCATAATAGCCTGTAGTGTGGCTAGACTAGAGTGATTCTTATGCACTTTTTTCACTTGCACTGCAACCCCAAACTCTTATTAGGCCTGCCAGGTTCCCGGTATTAAGTGTGTGCAATGATTGTTTGAGCCCCTGTGTGAGCAGGCCATTGTCCAGATTCGAGCGACTAGATCCTGTGGTACATACTCCGGTCCCGCAGGGGGCGGTAAACgcaaaaaggaaaaggaagaaGAATTCACAGAGAGCGCCGATGTTGTCTCTATTATTTGACTCCTTCCAAATCCAACCCAATGAACCAGTATGTGAGAACGAGCCTGATTCTGAGTCTCTGGACATTGTCCGGAGTTCATGTGTGTTCAGTAAGGCTTTAGTTTACCGGCAGAAGGCTGGTGGTTGGGCAGTTGGGTTCATTGAAGAACACTCTCCAACTGCCATGACAGTTGGCTCTGGGAGTCAGCTTACAGAGACCTGGGGGAGCAGCAGAGATCAGATACCCCCCGCACCATACGATGACACACCAAgggactgaggaggaggaggtgcagacaTTCCAACATCGGACAGGAATGTTTTACAGGAGTAGACCACAAAATTACAAAAAGTCGTTTTGCTAGAGTCGACGCAATTCTGAAATCATTTTGTCAAATGTAATCAAAGTTACTCTCAAAGAGACCTAAAGTCAACTTAAATAACTTCTAACCATATGACCGCAAATAGTGGGTCTACAATGGCGTTGGAACAAATGTCCATCGGCATTTCGCTAACATCGGCTTACAAAGAACTATATTTAAACTGAGAAAAAACAAATCCAGCTGGATTTGCATCACATGAATCGCACTCCAAATAGATCTTGGGTGTCCCAGTGTGGACGCTACTGGGATCACTGGGATTACCAGGATTCCCTTTACCTTTGCGGCAAATTGGCTCCAAGAACTCGGTGAAGCCAGGCGGAATCCCGCCCACCGTGTCACACGAGTAGCCTCCGTCAGGGAGCAGGAAGGGGAGGCGGAGCTCCAGacgctcctccctctccaggcACCGCCCCTCGCTGGCCACCAGGGGGTCCGCCGAGCGCTTCGCTGCCATGACGACGCTGTCAATCAAAGCCTGGAGTAACAGAGTAGATCGTTTttgttgtttacattgtgtTATTGAAAGCCCGGGCCTATCAATCAAACGTTATTTGATTAAGGGGTTTCTGTGCACTACGGAAGACTGAACAAGGGAAACGATTAACTGGTTGAGAAGAAAGCTGAAACAACAGGTAGTATATTTTAAGATTTTATGTAAGCAAAAAAAGATTATGATTATACGTGTACTGACGTATTGGGATGCCCTCATTTCCTCTGGCATGCCATGCTCAGTATTATTTCTTTCCATCCATTTTTCTTTAACTCTTTCATTGGAGATGCTCCACTTAACTATCTGGTCTACATTATAGAAACCATTACGACACCAGCTCGTTTAACTCCACGTAGGAGATGGTGAGGACCAAACTCTGAAGAAGGAGATGGAAGAAGCTTTCTGCAGTTGTGCAGGTTCAGTTGTACAGGTACAGGTGTGCAAGTTCAGGTGTACTGGTAGAGGTGTACAGGTAGAGGTGTACAGTTCTACAGGTAGAGGTGTATAGCTACAGGTGTACAGGTGTGTAGGCGCAGGTGTACAGAGAGATGTGTACAGATGTACAGGTGTACAGGTAGAGGTGTACAGGTGTGTAGATGTACAGGTAGAGGTGTACAGGTGTGTATATGTACAGGTAGAGGTGTACAGGTGTGTAGGGTACAGGTATACAGATAGAGGTGTACAGATAGATATGTACAGATGTACAGGTGTACAGGTAGAGTTGTACAGGTGTGTAGACGTGCAGGCAAAGGTGTACAGGTGTGCAGGTGTTTACCGGGGGGATATGGGGTTCTCCGGGGGCGTACAGGTAGAGGTGTACAGGTGTGTAGACGTACAGGTAGAGGTGTACAGGTGTGTAGACGTACAGGTAAAGGTGTACAGGTGTGCAGGTGTTTACCGGGGGGATACGGGGCTCTTCGGGGGCGTACAGGTAGCCGGTCAGCAGGGTGTGCAGCTGCAGGGAGTTGAGCTTGAAGCATGTCTTCTGGACCGCCTCCGTGTCCTGGACCGAGTACTTGTTCATGGTGAGCAGCATGGTTGCCTAGAAACCCACCAACCGATTACACACACTTTAAGTCCATTCAATCCATTACGATCCATTGGGATCATTCAGAGGACGAGGTAAATGAAGAGGACCTTCCAGGAAGAGGATCAGGAAGAGGACCAGGAAGAGGACCtgaccaggaagaggaagaggaccaggaagaggaagaggaccaggaggaggatctgaccaggaagaggaagaggaagaagaggagaaagaagaagagatgACCAGGACGAAGAAGAGGCCCTGACCAGAAAGAGGaccagggagagaaagaggtccAGGAAGAGGTCCTGAcaagaaggaagaagaggacctgaccaggaagaggaagaggaagaggaggaggtcctgaccaggaagaggaagaggaccaggaaggggaagaggacCTAACCAGGAGTAGGAAGAGaaccaggaagaggaaggggaccTGACCAGGAAGAGGTCCTGAcaagaaggaagaagaggacctgaccaggaagaggaagaggaagaggaagaggaggaggtcttgaccaggaagaggaagaggaccaGGAAGGGGAAGAAGACCTAACCAGGAATAGGAAGAggaccaggaagaggaagacgacctgaccaggaagaggaaggggacctgaccaggaagaggaagacgaccatgaagaggaagaggtcctGACCTGCACGATGTGGCCCAGGTGGCAGTCCGCCGCCAGCTCCAGGCCCTGCCGCTCCGCCCAGCCCTCGACGGCGCTGAGCCTCTGCCGGAGGGCCGCGCCCCAGTAGTGGGAGCGCAGCCCCAGGGGCCCGGCCTGGGGGCCCATCAGCTGGTTGAAGAGCCAGGCACTGGTGTAGTGGAAGAGCTGGGAGAAGAGCTGGATGGTGAGGGCGGGGTTGACCTGGCAGCGCCTCAGCAGAGCCATGGTGTTCATCAGGGTGTTCAGGACCatctctgggaggggggggggcagattaCAGACCAGATCAAACCAGAGCGAACGACAGCAAAGCAGATCAGATCAAACCAGAGCAAACCAGGGAAAATACCAGAGAGCAGACGAGAGCAGCAGACCAGATctaaccagaccagaccagactagagCAGACTAGACCAGATCAAACCAGACAAGACCAGACCAGATCAGACTAGAGAAGATACCAAAGATTAgaccggaccagaccagactcaaccagtccagaaaagaCCAGAGCTGACGAGAAAATGCCACAAAAGATTTTTAACAAGATAAAATAGTTGCTGAATATTACTAAACTGTATTGTGTAAAAGTAAACACATAAAGGTTTAAGAAATAACAACATAGATATTCTGCTTTACTTCAGCTATACAAAAGGTATTTTGAATAAGGTTTAGGAAAGTTTAGGAAAGTTTAGGAAGGTTTAGGAAGGGTCAGGAAGGGTTAGAAAGTGTTGGGAAGGTTTATCGGGAAGATTTACCGATGCCTGCCGGCAGTGGGCCGTATTGGTCCGGATCCAAGAAGAACGTTGGCAGGTGTTTCCGAAGTTCACACTGTAGACACTGGATAAGATAcctttcacaataaaagcacaCATAAAAAAGGACTAATGTTATAATATAGGGTCATCAACATTTCAGCCAATGTTAAATCTTGTCCTTAAAGAATGTAAAGACCAAGCAGGCGAGTATAGCATCAGTAAGAATAACCTAGATTGTGAAAGGTAGTCCGCTCTGATTTAAGATTGAGTTTTGAGATTGAGATTCTGCATAGCCTACCAGGCCCTTATTGTATgtttacgtcctggcacttaatgtatgcacttattgtatgcatACGTCcttgctatctttgttgtatacggagaacgggttaacctagcgattgttagtgcttggcacttagttctttgaacatccttactgtaccgacagtgatatatggttgtttctctttcctctcacaaatgtactgattgtaagtcgctttggataacagcgtctgcttaatgccctaaatataaatataaatgtttggTTTTTTAAGAAAAAAGCGGCAAGTAAAATCAGATCACACATCTAATCCTCATCAGTGGGTCAGCCTGCCCTGCCGGTGTATGAGTCCGTCAGTCCGTCAGTCCGTCAGTCCGTCAGTCCGTCAGTCCGTCAGTCCGTCGCTCACTTGTACGCTGTGTGGACGAGGTGTGACAGCTGCTGCTGCGTCTGCCCGGTGAGGGGCCCTACGGCCCCGTCCTGCTGCAGGAAGTTCAGCAGCTCGGAGGTGTTGGCCAACCAGAAGGAGAGGGCCCCGGCCATGGTATGctgcttctacacacacacacacacacacacacacacacacacacacacacacacacacacacacacacacacacacacacacacacacacacacacacacacacacacacacacacacacaaaaaccgaCGACAAACATACCAATGAAGAAAGACACTGAGTTTGTATGAaatgcacaaccacacagacacagtgggAGGAGACTGACTGTTATAAAcagtgtacaaacacacacacacacacacacacacacacacacacacacacacacacacacacacacacacacacacacacacacacacctggtttaCTACTGGTTACAagtgagtgtgtcagtgtggtggCTAGGGCCAAAGTGACTTGGTGCCCTCCCTATGACCCTAGTTTACCTGCAGGCATCTTTAAGTAAGCCCTCCTGTGTCTCAATTCACTCTGAAATTGCTCTAAAGCCCTGACTTAACTGTGTTTTTAAAAAGTGATACAATATGGACCACATTAGCATGCTGAAGCAGATCTTTGGAATATCAGCTCATGGTCATAGACTTGCCTGGATGACCTTCTCCGTCATGGCTACCATTCTGTTTGTGATGGTGGTGACTGTGTTGGGCTTCtccctgggggcggggccatctGCGTCGGTGGGCCGCAGGGCCGAGCGGGCCGTGGCGTAGAGCGCATACGCGGGCGACAGCTTGAAGTACACCGTCGAACTGTTGGTGTAGTTGATGACGGCAGAAATAAAGGCTTCCTCGCCTGCAATTCCAAAGACCACCCACAGGGGGCGAAAATGgcgcatttaaaaaaatgattttcagccgtCTGTGAGGATTAAGTATTTATTTTGGCCGGTAAATTGCAAAGAACAATGCAAACTGGAGAATACTCACATCCGGGGGAAAACTGGATTTCCACTGGTAGTTGAAGATGATCCTTCACTTGGTTCAGTTGTTGACCTTCTCCGAGTCCCACAGCTGaatacagagagaaacacaacagGACAGCACTTGGTAAGCAATGTGTATGCCTACTTTaactgtatttacattttagcAATGTACAAACTTAAAAGACAATGTCCTTGAGTAAAACGAATATGTGGACGGTGGTAGTGGGACTACAGACACATAAGATCATCAATAGAATAAAATCAGCAATCATTAATCCGATCAAATCACTTTAATGGAGTCGTTTATGGTTCATTGGAAACCGTCCACACTGACCAGGGTCTGACTGGCTCTGCTGGGAGGGGCTCCGGTTGCCTTCAGTTGACCTGTGTGggtgttgccatgggaacgaaCAAAAGGTTATGGATGGTTCAGACGGTCAACAGACATATCATGGCATCACTCTCAGCCCATCACTTAAACTGATgcttaagaagaagaagaagaagaacaagaacaagaacaagaacaagaacaagaacaagaagaagaacaagaagaacaagaacaagaagaagaacaagaagaacaagaacaagaacaagaacaagaagaagaacaagaagaacaagaacaagaagaagaacaagatgaggaacaagaagaacaagaagaacaaaaagaacaagaacaagaagaacaagaacaagaacaagaagaagaagaagaagaagaagaagaaaacaataTGTGGTACAATTCAAACCTCTCCTGACTTACACATATCTTTGAATGCTATGAATTTATCCATTGAATGCATCCATGATTTTCCCTGTGACTTGATGTGATGTGTCAATTCATttattattgtataactacTTAATTTATAACTTGACTAACATCCCTAACAAGCAACTGGAATGTAACAAAAGTGGCCTGCAGACCCAAGTTCAGAACAATGGGCAGGGAGACAAGAGCAAAACGGGAAAGAACCACACAATGGAAAACAGGAAGAAAACGAGCTTTACTTGAAGCACGCAGAAAAAACAGGAACCAACAACCCTTCACATCGTGAGAACCCTCACCCTGACGTGAACTCACATCTAGACCGAGCGCTGACCTAATGACTTATAGGAAACCTAAATGGGGTTCAGTCTACCCACAAATGAAGAGTCCATACGTTTTGGAAGCCAATCTGAGCCCCAATAGTCATTTTTGCTCAGGACGGATCCCTACTGAGTGAAATGACCCGTAAAGGAATCATGTTTTATCTGGGCTTGGCTTCAGATCAAACGGAGGGAAGATAACCCCGACGGCACTTGTTTGCATGAGAGCGCTCCCTCTACAGGTGGAACCATGCTATTGCACTCACAATAATAAATTGTAATTTAAGATAGCTCTGAAGACACACCTATTGCAGCTGTCCACATGACTGAAATTGTAATCATTTTGTGAACTAAATTACTGTGACCAGTATGTTGCACTCATTATCTTTTGTATAATGTTTGGTAATGTATGTATTCTCTATCTTTTATATTGTATGCTCCtatggaccccaggaagactagcTGCCGCCTCGGCatcagctaatggggatccattcaataaacaataaacaataaacaacctctgattggttgaccaCAGTCCTCTGCTGTTTCAAGGGTGAATCTTACCCGTTCTCAATCgcttcttttttgtttttcttcttcttcttctccttcttcgaCAAAGTTCTCTTAAAGGTTTCGATCACTCCTCCTTTTTCCTTCTTTTCGATAGTGTTTGTCTacggagacacacacgcgcacacacacacacacacacacacacacacacacacacacacacacacacacacacacacacacacacacacacacacacacacacacacacacacacacacacacacattaaaatcacatgcacattaaacacacacacacacacacacacacacacacacacacacacacacacacacacacacacacacacacacacacacacacacacacacacacacacacacacacacttacaaacacacagaaacactaaaTTGGACCCAATGTCTTGTGTCCTATAATTACTCCAGAGGGActgataaaatataataaattaaaaatgtatttattctatTTGCACATGAATGGACCAGACTAGATTAGACTAGAATGTATCAGATCTTAGAAAAGATTGGGAAATGTACATCatattataatatatcatattatattatgttagaTTCTATTATGTTGGATTCAATTCTGTTTCTTTCAGATTAAATTATATTTGATCATTTCAGATTAGACATGGTttaaggtaaaataaaatgaggTAATACCTGGTGGTCCCCTGACCCCTCCAGCCCGGGGCCGTCCCTTCGGAGGACGAAGCGGCCCTCTCTGTTGTCGGACGTCCAGTTCAGCTGGACCAGCAGGGGCTTCTCCTCCAGGTCCAGTCTGCGTTCTGGGGCAGCAGGGGGCAAGAGGCCCCCAATGTTAACACAGGGGCCGGTCTGTGTGATGTAATGATCCCCAAAtaaaccagccccccccccaaatgaACTAGGGGCCGGACCCCCCCAAATAAACCAGGGGCCCAGAAGCTCCCCCAAATAAACAAGAGGCCCAGACCCCAagaaccgcccccccccccaattaaCCAGGGCCACAGAAGACCCCTAAATAATCCAGGGGCCCAGACGACCCAAGAAATAAACCAGGGCCCCAGACTCCCCCA belongs to Gadus chalcogrammus isolate NIFS_2021 chromosome 5, NIFS_Gcha_1.0, whole genome shotgun sequence and includes:
- the LOC130382870 gene encoding afadin, with product MMLEKEEQQRLAEVIRQWNNNRLDLFEISQPDENLEFCGVVRFYLEDSAAASAATTCLRVSSRATAREVIDTLAEKFRPDMKMLSSSFCLNEVHAPEERRLDLEEKPLLVQLNWTSDNREGRFVLRRDGPGLEGSGDHQTNTIEKKEKGGVIETFKRTLSKKEKKKKKNKKEAIENGSTEGNRSPSQQSQSDPAVGLGEGQQLNQVKDHLQLPVEIQFSPGCEEAFISAVINYTNSSTVYFKLSPAYALYATARSALRPTDADGPAPREKPNTVTTITNRMVAMTEKVIQKQHTMAGALSFWLANTSELLNFLQQDGAVGPLTGQTQQQLSHLVHTAYKYLIQCLQCELRKHLPTFFLDPDQYGPLPAGIEMVLNTLMNTMALLRRCQVNPALTIQLFSQLFHYTSAWLFNQLMGPQAGPLGLRSHYWGAALRQRLSAVEGWAERQGLELAADCHLGHIVQATMLLTMNKYSVQDTEAVQKTCFKLNSLQLHTLLTGYLYAPEEPRIPPALIDSVVMAAKRSADPLVASEGRCLEREERLELRLPFLLPDGGYSCDTVGGIPPGFTEFLEPICRKGLCKLTPRANCHGSWRVFFNEPNCPTTSLLPTGARREPEVVVITLRKPLNSGMGVSIVAARGSGQAQIGIYIKSIVQGGPAEVDGTLSVGDQLVSVDGRSLVGLNQERAAMIMVQTGPVVTLHVAKHAASCHGLEALINQPGSAPNTGDRDLGTPGGGPAWVGCSVPGPRPEPQAPGGSRSRRQQNLQRNRLLYRSNPNMSHCVPEEVEVPEEPVDGGPTISPLNLCTETFHREYQTLPSSRHLDHRAADQSQQLLRISLGPSARKQNPNMRTFMVRR